One window of the Bdellovibrionales bacterium genome contains the following:
- a CDS encoding AgmX/PglI C-terminal domain-containing protein, translating into MRFIHLLVLAALTSLMGCSSTPEVSDDELRAPFTENKADIEKCYAKAKEKNPELTGTLELKFLINEEGKAYKTVFLKKRSTINNKALNVCLKRLVHSWQFPSGSAVELVYPFQFGAEATAPEAPAEDSEAAQPAPTEEAEPSSDEATPD; encoded by the coding sequence ATGAGGTTCATTCATCTTTTAGTCTTAGCAGCGTTAACATCTTTGATGGGCTGTTCGTCCACTCCCGAGGTTTCGGATGACGAATTGCGGGCTCCATTTACCGAAAATAAAGCGGATATTGAAAAATGTTACGCCAAAGCCAAAGAGAAAAATCCCGAATTGACCGGAACACTGGAACTTAAATTTTTGATCAACGAAGAGGGAAAAGCTTATAAAACGGTCTTTCTCAAAAAAAGATCAACGATCAACAATAAAGCTTTGAATGTTTGCCTCAAGCGTTTAGTTCACAGCTGGCAATTCCCTTCAGGATCGGCAGTAGAACTCGTTTACCCTTTCCAGTTTGGCGCAGAAGCGACCGCACCCGAGGCTCCAGCTGAAGACTCGGAAGCGGCACAACCAGCTCCGACCGAAGAGGCTGAACCTTCCAGCGACGAAGCCACTCCAGATTAG
- a CDS encoding YceI family protein, whose protein sequence is MDNNIRSFLIFMFFTLQSPVVWSQYAAVDVTLVPAGSFKAETKKVTGKAYKSATGVTAENITVDLASLTTGISLRDKHLKDRLMVKTYPQAVLTKASGRSGKGKGIIEIKGKKQPVAGTYKIVGNKLEAEFKMNLPKLDIKDVKYMGVGVSEDVTVRVTVPIVEKQ, encoded by the coding sequence ATGGACAATAATATTCGCTCGTTTTTAATTTTTATGTTTTTCACATTACAATCCCCAGTGGTTTGGTCGCAGTATGCCGCTGTTGACGTCACTTTAGTTCCTGCGGGAAGTTTCAAAGCAGAAACTAAAAAAGTAACGGGTAAGGCCTATAAATCGGCCACCGGTGTGACGGCGGAAAATATCACTGTCGATTTGGCTTCTCTGACCACTGGAATTTCTTTAAGAGATAAACATCTTAAAGATCGTTTAATGGTCAAAACCTATCCCCAAGCGGTGCTCACAAAGGCCAGCGGACGAAGTGGTAAGGGGAAAGGCATCATCGAAATTAAGGGAAAGAAACAGCCCGTGGCCGGGACTTATAAAATTGTCGGGAACAAACTCGAGGCGGAGTTTAAAATGAATTTGCCAAAGCTGGATATCAAAGATGTCAAATACATGGGTGTTGGTGTCTCGGAAGATGTGACTGTTCGCGTGACGGTCCCCATTGTTGAAAAACAATAG
- a CDS encoding CarD family transcriptional regulator — protein sequence MIVTAEFTVGDNAVYPGHGVGEVTSIETKEIMGSKQVFYSIRIIESGMKIMVPKNNVSAVGLRPIISKTEAGRVIEILKQKNVKIDNQTWNRRYREYMEKIKTGSVYEIAEVLRDLFLLRVDKELSFGERKMLDTARSLLFKELSLATSQKELSDQEEVKAIFGL from the coding sequence ATGATCGTAACTGCCGAATTTACTGTTGGTGATAATGCCGTTTACCCAGGGCATGGAGTTGGAGAAGTCACATCCATCGAAACTAAAGAAATTATGGGCAGTAAGCAGGTTTTCTACTCCATTCGAATCATCGAATCAGGAATGAAGATTATGGTCCCTAAAAATAACGTATCTGCTGTTGGCCTCCGTCCTATCATTTCCAAAACCGAAGCCGGCCGCGTGATCGAAATCCTTAAGCAAAAGAACGTAAAAATCGACAATCAAACATGGAATCGCCGCTATCGCGAATACATGGAAAAAATCAAAACCGGTTCCGTCTACGAAATCGCAGAGGTCCTTCGCGATCTTTTCCTTCTCCGTGTGGATAAAGAATTGAGCTTCGGCGAGCGCAAGATGTTAGACACGGCCCGCAGCCTCCTCTTTAAGGAACTCTCTTTGGCCACCAGCCAAAAAGAACTCTCCGACCAAGAAGAAGTCAAAGCCATCTTCGGCCTCTAA
- a CDS encoding D-alanyl-D-alanine carboxypeptidase has translation MNFFKTLIVLSLALVACSKKDTIYGNFAPDQDGVISSDIPETDESSPVDPTTPNLVLNDNLTGDEKNIVLSKYGSRFEKFNFVIVEAESMNVMRSYRALQPRRLASVTKIATSVAALESVNGIDYNKVKSMLKSSNNGEASRYLRLAVKALQNYVVPGAGYSAASSCPGAVANEAVAANHVLNYYKSRIRIIDWDGAALKDGAGCDYGNVMSPAQVVTLLSYADKKGPVFGGMSYEKFLSISGVDGTWASRNTDRKGQVLAKTGTLNPSANLAGYFYAKRNGVMHKYYFAMLVEKNGSGESTMARNFIEAMVRYWINYYSSKEGEAIAYLGAP, from the coding sequence ATGAACTTTTTCAAAACTCTTATTGTATTGTCTTTGGCTCTGGTCGCGTGCTCAAAAAAAGACACGATTTATGGGAATTTTGCGCCGGATCAAGATGGGGTGATCTCCTCCGATATTCCTGAAACCGACGAGTCTTCTCCGGTAGATCCCACCACTCCGAATTTGGTGCTGAATGATAACCTTACGGGCGATGAAAAAAATATCGTTTTGAGCAAGTACGGATCTCGATTCGAAAAATTTAATTTTGTGATCGTTGAAGCGGAGAGCATGAATGTCATGCGCAGTTATCGAGCTCTGCAGCCTCGCCGGTTGGCCTCCGTCACGAAGATTGCAACCTCTGTGGCCGCCTTGGAGAGTGTTAATGGGATCGACTATAACAAGGTCAAATCCATGTTAAAATCGAGCAATAACGGAGAGGCTTCCCGCTATCTTCGTCTTGCGGTCAAAGCCCTTCAGAACTACGTCGTTCCGGGAGCCGGTTACTCGGCGGCATCGAGTTGCCCTGGGGCCGTGGCTAACGAAGCTGTTGCCGCAAACCATGTTCTCAATTATTACAAATCTCGAATTCGTATTATCGATTGGGATGGTGCCGCTTTAAAAGATGGTGCCGGATGCGATTACGGAAACGTCATGTCTCCAGCGCAAGTGGTGACGCTTCTCTCTTACGCCGACAAGAAGGGTCCAGTCTTCGGAGGAATGTCCTACGAAAAATTCCTTTCGATTTCGGGAGTTGACGGAACTTGGGCGAGTCGAAATACAGATCGCAAAGGGCAGGTTCTTGCGAAAACGGGAACCCTCAATCCCAGCGCAAATCTTGCGGGATACTTCTATGCCAAGCGCAATGGTGTCATGCACAAGTACTATTTTGCGATGCTCGTGGAAAAGAATGGTTCTGGAGAGAGTACGATGGCCCGCAATTTTATCGAGGCCATGGTGAGATACTGGATTAACTATTATTCTTCAAAAGAGGGCGAGGCCATCGCTTATTTGGGCGCCCCCTAA
- a CDS encoding HD domain-containing protein — protein MEENNYFQIRVGTLVPDRPIPFDLYIHLHGKYIHYLRIGEMLTNEKISKLNTSDQFFVPSAQRPDFKKFIYSSMNEASLETSTKARILRDTSLALIEEIYEKKDINEALEDSKELMGQFVKLMESSPESVDHLIQLSSHDFYTFNHSLDVSVYSMGMGKLMGYNEADLTELGRGALFHDIGKKWVAAEIICKKGALDDAEWAQMKRHPEYGLKILSEYNVSEAIKACCFEHHESFLGNGYPQGLDGESIHPMARIVAIADTFDALTTQRSYNQPMSPKEAVLFLTTKIKDKYDPVILKALQAAVLPD, from the coding sequence ATGGAAGAAAATAACTATTTCCAAATTCGAGTGGGTACGCTGGTGCCGGACAGACCGATTCCCTTCGATCTGTATATTCATTTGCATGGCAAATACATTCATTACCTCCGCATTGGAGAGATGCTCACCAACGAAAAAATCTCCAAGTTAAATACATCGGATCAGTTTTTTGTTCCCTCTGCACAGCGCCCGGACTTCAAGAAATTTATTTATTCTTCGATGAACGAAGCGTCCTTAGAAACCTCTACTAAAGCGCGCATCTTGCGCGACACCTCACTGGCTCTCATCGAAGAAATTTACGAAAAGAAAGACATCAACGAAGCTCTCGAGGACTCTAAGGAACTCATGGGTCAGTTTGTAAAACTCATGGAGTCGTCGCCGGAAAGTGTGGATCATTTGATCCAACTTTCAAGTCACGACTTTTATACATTCAATCATTCTCTGGATGTCAGCGTGTATTCGATGGGTATGGGAAAACTCATGGGCTATAACGAAGCAGACCTCACCGAATTAGGTCGCGGAGCTTTATTTCATGATATCGGAAAAAAATGGGTCGCTGCTGAAATTATTTGCAAAAAGGGAGCGCTCGACGACGCTGAGTGGGCTCAAATGAAACGTCACCCTGAGTACGGTTTAAAAATTCTTTCGGAGTACAATGTCTCCGAAGCGATCAAGGCCTGTTGTTTTGAACATCACGAAAGCTTTCTCGGAAACGGTTACCCACAAGGACTTGATGGTGAGTCCATTCACCCCATGGCTCGCATCGTAGCCATCGCCGACACTTTTGATGCTCTCACGACCCAGCGCTCTTATAATCAACCGATGTCACCTAAAGAAGCCGTGCTGTTTTTGACGACGAAAATCAAAGACAAATACGATCCGGTAATTCTTAAAGCACTCCAAGCTGCAGTATTACCTGACTAA
- the gltX gene encoding glutamate--tRNA ligase encodes MSVRVRFAPSPTGYLHVGGARTAFFNYLYAKKMGGTFILRVEDTDLERSTREALQMQIDDLMWLDLKWDEGVDPKTHESFGPHKPYKQSQRLEIYKKYADQLLAEGKAYYDFRTDEELEVLKAKAVAEGGRTPRPDKIYSVEEARQKIAAGEKAAVRFRVDDIRDYKLQDIVRGEVIFPSDMVGDFVVLRSNGMPVYNFCCVIDDALMEITHVFRAEEHLSNTLRQHMIYEALGFKVPQFGHLSLVLGEDRQKLSKRHGATSCHEYMERGYLPEALLNFIALLGWNPGNDKEIFTRDELIQAFDITRLNPAGAVFDETKLKWMNAMHLRAMDHQKLWSLVKPVLKKNGIETPDSPEWIDRALTAFKTAMETLNDAVELCRPIDDSGFTIHSEAQEVFGWETSKKVWEAWKAGVEAAPEYMTSEEFDKLQNQIKDQTGVKGKNLFMPIRVSVIGKPHGSELKTLVPLIHKKSLLTRVEKCLKHG; translated from the coding sequence ATGTCTGTAAGAGTCCGATTCGCCCCAAGTCCCACGGGTTATTTGCATGTGGGTGGAGCGCGCACCGCTTTCTTCAATTATCTTTATGCAAAAAAAATGGGTGGCACTTTTATACTTCGGGTCGAGGATACAGATTTAGAACGCAGCACTCGCGAAGCACTTCAAATGCAGATCGACGATTTGATGTGGCTCGATTTAAAGTGGGACGAGGGGGTTGATCCCAAAACTCACGAGAGCTTTGGTCCCCATAAACCGTATAAACAAAGTCAGCGTTTAGAAATCTACAAAAAATATGCGGATCAGCTTTTGGCTGAGGGAAAAGCCTATTACGATTTCCGCACCGACGAAGAGCTCGAGGTTTTAAAAGCCAAGGCGGTGGCCGAGGGCGGTCGTACGCCTCGGCCTGATAAAATCTATTCTGTGGAAGAGGCGCGCCAGAAGATCGCTGCGGGTGAAAAAGCGGCGGTTCGGTTTCGTGTGGATGATATTCGGGACTACAAGCTCCAAGACATTGTTCGCGGCGAGGTGATCTTTCCCTCCGACATGGTGGGAGACTTTGTGGTTCTTCGCTCGAACGGAATGCCGGTTTATAACTTTTGCTGTGTGATTGATGATGCGTTGATGGAAATCACTCATGTGTTCCGCGCGGAAGAGCATTTGAGCAATACTTTACGCCAACACATGATCTACGAGGCCTTAGGTTTTAAAGTTCCTCAGTTTGGTCATTTGTCTTTAGTGCTGGGTGAGGATCGACAAAAATTAAGTAAACGTCATGGAGCGACCAGTTGCCATGAGTACATGGAGCGCGGATATCTTCCTGAGGCGTTACTTAACTTTATTGCGCTCTTAGGTTGGAATCCCGGGAATGATAAAGAGATCTTTACGCGCGACGAATTGATTCAGGCTTTCGATATCACGCGATTAAATCCCGCGGGGGCCGTGTTTGACGAGACCAAACTCAAGTGGATGAATGCGATGCACTTGCGCGCCATGGATCATCAAAAGTTGTGGTCTCTGGTAAAGCCGGTGCTAAAGAAGAATGGAATCGAAACTCCAGATTCACCGGAATGGATCGATCGCGCATTGACGGCTTTTAAAACAGCCATGGAAACTCTCAACGACGCTGTGGAGTTGTGTCGTCCAATCGATGATAGTGGTTTTACAATTCATAGTGAAGCCCAGGAAGTTTTTGGTTGGGAGACATCCAAAAAAGTCTGGGAGGCCTGGAAGGCCGGAGTGGAAGCGGCTCCCGAATACATGACGTCCGAAGAGTTCGATAAATTGCAGAATCAAATTAAAGATCAAACTGGGGTTAAGGGAAAAAATCTGTTTATGCCGATTCGTGTATCGGTGATCGGAAAACCTCATGGGTCCGAATTAAAGACTCTGGTGCCATTGATTCACAAAAAATCTTTACTCACTCGTGTGGAGAAATGTTTAAAGCATGGCTAA
- a CDS encoding trypsin-like serine protease, which produces MSRAISNAEWTLINNVTVSLVERRADGTYKSFCSGVIIGPGQVATAAHCQIDSLPITNLYLRINDPSRPGRTNLFRAKSFASTENRDGINAVDMGLINFDPRENGAGKVFAQSLRRGHNGCLRNGDYLAAGYGVNNTGDTGEFNINIYSKTEPAEEHDQLFLAKSKAGRICSGDSGGPIFCRGAGGPQFVGVTSAITGRVNATLMPGLDRSYFCRQFNLSIHQKIEEGMQKLSDTFTEEAVLPREDRSPAPARNAEAVSHD; this is translated from the coding sequence ATGTCGAGAGCGATCTCCAACGCCGAATGGACCCTTATTAATAACGTCACGGTGAGTCTGGTAGAAAGACGTGCCGATGGGACATACAAGAGTTTTTGCTCGGGGGTCATTATCGGCCCTGGTCAGGTGGCAACGGCAGCTCATTGTCAGATCGATTCACTTCCTATTACAAACCTTTACCTCCGTATTAACGATCCTTCGAGGCCGGGAAGAACAAATCTCTTTAGAGCTAAAAGCTTTGCATCCACCGAGAATAGGGACGGCATCAACGCGGTGGACATGGGCCTCATCAATTTCGACCCACGCGAAAATGGCGCGGGAAAAGTTTTTGCTCAGTCATTGAGAAGAGGGCACAATGGTTGTCTCCGCAACGGCGATTATCTGGCTGCGGGATACGGAGTTAATAACACCGGAGATACCGGTGAGTTTAATATTAACATTTACTCTAAAACGGAACCCGCAGAGGAGCATGATCAGCTGTTCCTTGCGAAGTCCAAGGCTGGTCGAATTTGTAGTGGTGACTCTGGGGGGCCTATATTTTGTCGAGGTGCCGGTGGACCGCAATTCGTCGGTGTCACATCTGCGATTACTGGCAGGGTGAATGCGACGCTAATGCCGGGCCTAGACAGGTCCTATTTCTGTCGACAGTTTAACCTCTCTATCCATCAGAAAATTGAAGAGGGAATGCAAAAGCTATCAGATACTTTTACGGAAGAAGCAGTACTTCCCCGAGAGGATCGTAGCCCCGCACCCGCTAGAAATGCGGAAGCGGTTTCCCACGATTAG
- a CDS encoding hemolysin family protein gives MEAHLSLTTTLIYIALSFFLVFLNAFFVASEFAIVKVRRTRLEELAGQGIASARISILCVDQLDEYLSATQLGITLVSLALGWIGEDSFFNLMVILIPQEYHSFEFFHIAATATSFFIITLMHVVLGELVPKSMAIQQAERMTLLLSPPLRVFYKLAQPLIMSFTWIANGILALIGFRNFEEAPVSEDELKLIMQDSKDDGVISESEAQIITKAFSFSDKRAADIMIPVEKMDYLSLARTFEENMELTQTTRRTRFPLTEDGVDAILGLVHIKDIYQKMDEDLSNNTFQKIMRPVTFVDPGMPQDRLLKIFREKRAHMAVVRDSKFKVLGVVTMEDILEELIGEIQDEHGN, from the coding sequence ATGGAAGCACACCTGAGCCTCACCACAACGCTTATTTATATAGCACTCTCTTTCTTTTTGGTTTTTCTTAACGCATTCTTCGTGGCCTCTGAATTTGCTATCGTTAAAGTCCGCCGCACGCGTCTGGAAGAATTAGCCGGGCAGGGAATTGCATCGGCACGGATCTCTATTTTGTGTGTGGATCAGTTAGACGAGTATTTGTCGGCCACTCAATTAGGAATCACCCTGGTGAGTTTAGCTCTCGGTTGGATTGGGGAGGATTCCTTCTTCAATCTGATGGTGATTTTAATTCCTCAGGAGTACCACAGCTTTGAGTTTTTCCATATTGCCGCTACGGCCACCTCATTTTTTATTATCACCTTGATGCATGTGGTACTGGGAGAGTTAGTTCCTAAGAGTATGGCGATTCAGCAAGCCGAGAGAATGACGTTGCTGCTGTCGCCTCCCTTGCGTGTATTTTATAAATTAGCTCAACCACTGATTATGTCCTTTACATGGATCGCCAATGGCATCTTAGCTCTCATCGGTTTTAGGAATTTTGAAGAGGCTCCTGTGAGCGAAGACGAACTCAAATTGATCATGCAGGATTCTAAAGATGATGGAGTGATCTCCGAGAGCGAAGCCCAAATCATCACTAAAGCTTTTAGCTTTTCGGATAAACGGGCCGCCGATATCATGATCCCCGTCGAAAAGATGGACTACTTGTCTTTAGCCCGAACTTTCGAAGAAAACATGGAGCTCACGCAAACCACTCGCCGTACACGATTTCCTCTCACCGAGGATGGGGTCGATGCCATATTAGGATTGGTTCACATTAAAGACATCTATCAAAAAATGGACGAAGACCTTTCAAACAATACGTTTCAAAAAATCATGCGTCCGGTCACCTTCGTAGATCCGGGGATGCCACAAGATCGATTGCTTAAAATCTTTAGAGAGAAACGGGCGCACATGGCCGTGGTTCGCGATTCAAAGTTTAAGGTCCTAGGAGTTGTCACCATGGAAGACATTCTCGAAGAGCTGATTGGTGAAATTCAAGATGAACACGGCAACTAG
- the recG gene encoding ATP-dependent DNA helicase RecG → MAFSVDSQVQYLKGVGPKLGSLLKVKGISTIRDLLQNYPRAYEDRRAARSISSLKVGDYVGLVAQVAKVSAIPMGRTGRKIYDIAIRDTSGLIHCKFFRVPYKGYFERFKPGTEVRVIGKVINYRNQLEFHHPELAEVRVDEEENQDELIPIYSETEGLSSKKFHGMVLDAVEKLEMHKRDLPELEVIPQWILDRLDLPSMTQAMMNLHFPREGHAEKYLNRETRSHRRIIFEEFFLLEMLLASRKQGVQNSKATPIKINPQMDIDFFSKLPFDLTNAQKKVLQEIYKDLQNSQPMQRMVQGDVGSGKTVVALAAAAQVIASGAQVAFMAPTEILAQQHYKNARKYLDPLGIRTEFLSGQLKSAERKTALPLLKSGEAQLVIGTHALIQEGVDFKNLSMVIVDEQHRFGVEQRGLLKSKGVAPHFLLMTATPIPRSLAMTIYGDLDTSIINEMPVGRIPIVTRATYQSKRPQVTGFIKEHLEKGRQAYVVYPLVEESEKIDLKSATTEFERLKLEFSDFKVGLLHGRMKGEEKDAVMLEFKEGRLDILVSTTVIEVGVDVPNANIMWIEHSERFGLSQLHQLRGRVGRGEHKSYCIMMMGHAVSEEARERVSFLETTNDGFKISEFDLELRGPGEFLGVRQSGMPGFKMANLVKDLPILEQAREFAFELLQKDPNLKQLAHRPLRDQVALHQANLS, encoded by the coding sequence ATGGCGTTCAGTGTCGATTCTCAAGTTCAGTACCTCAAAGGGGTTGGACCAAAGTTAGGATCACTCTTAAAAGTGAAAGGGATTTCTACGATTCGCGATTTACTTCAGAACTATCCTCGCGCTTATGAGGATCGCCGAGCGGCCCGAAGTATTTCGTCTTTAAAGGTCGGGGATTATGTGGGACTCGTGGCTCAAGTTGCAAAAGTCAGTGCCATTCCCATGGGCAGAACTGGACGGAAGATTTACGACATCGCCATTCGAGACACCAGCGGCCTCATTCACTGCAAATTTTTTCGAGTGCCCTATAAGGGATACTTCGAGCGCTTCAAGCCAGGAACTGAAGTTCGCGTGATCGGTAAAGTGATCAACTATCGCAATCAATTAGAATTCCATCATCCCGAACTGGCCGAAGTGCGCGTGGATGAGGAAGAAAATCAGGACGAGTTGATCCCAATTTATTCGGAAACGGAAGGACTATCGTCTAAGAAGTTTCACGGAATGGTCCTCGACGCGGTAGAAAAATTAGAAATGCACAAGCGCGATCTTCCAGAGCTGGAAGTGATTCCGCAATGGATCCTAGACCGCCTCGATTTGCCGAGCATGACCCAAGCGATGATGAACTTGCACTTTCCGAGAGAAGGTCATGCTGAAAAGTATTTGAACCGCGAGACTCGATCCCATCGACGAATTATTTTTGAAGAATTTTTTCTTTTAGAAATGCTCCTGGCCTCGCGCAAGCAGGGCGTACAGAACTCAAAAGCGACGCCGATAAAAATTAATCCTCAAATGGATATCGATTTTTTTTCGAAGCTTCCGTTTGATCTCACCAACGCTCAGAAAAAAGTCCTCCAAGAGATTTACAAGGACCTCCAGAATTCTCAACCCATGCAAAGAATGGTGCAAGGGGATGTGGGGAGCGGGAAGACCGTAGTGGCGCTAGCGGCGGCGGCGCAGGTGATTGCCAGTGGGGCACAAGTGGCTTTTATGGCTCCCACCGAAATCTTGGCGCAGCAGCACTACAAGAACGCGAGAAAGTATCTCGATCCGCTGGGAATTCGCACCGAGTTTCTCAGTGGGCAATTAAAATCCGCCGAACGTAAAACGGCGCTGCCGTTGTTGAAAAGCGGCGAAGCTCAATTGGTGATCGGCACTCACGCGTTGATTCAAGAGGGCGTTGATTTTAAAAATTTATCGATGGTCATTGTCGATGAGCAACACCGATTTGGAGTCGAGCAGCGTGGACTACTCAAATCCAAGGGAGTGGCACCTCATTTTTTATTGATGACGGCAACGCCGATTCCACGAAGTTTGGCGATGACGATCTATGGCGATCTAGATACATCCATTATTAACGAGATGCCGGTGGGTCGCATTCCGATTGTGACCCGTGCAACTTATCAGAGCAAACGCCCGCAGGTGACGGGGTTCATTAAAGAGCATCTAGAAAAAGGCCGCCAAGCCTATGTGGTCTACCCTTTGGTGGAGGAGAGCGAAAAGATCGATCTCAAATCCGCCACCACGGAATTCGAAAGACTCAAACTCGAGTTTTCAGATTTTAAAGTGGGCTTACTTCACGGCCGCATGAAGGGCGAAGAAAAAGACGCTGTCATGTTGGAATTTAAAGAGGGAAGATTGGACATTTTAGTTTCGACCACGGTGATCGAAGTGGGTGTGGATGTCCCTAATGCCAATATCATGTGGATCGAACACAGCGAACGATTTGGTCTTTCGCAACTTCATCAACTTCGCGGGCGCGTGGGTCGAGGCGAGCATAAAAGCTACTGCATCATGATGATGGGTCACGCGGTTTCGGAAGAGGCCCGCGAGAGAGTCTCGTTTTTAGAAACCACCAACGACGGATTTAAAATTTCCGAATTCGATCTCGAGCTTCGCGGACCTGGTGAGTTCCTCGGTGTGCGCCAATCGGGAATGCCCGGATTTAAAATGGCCAACCTCGTAAAAGATCTCCCCATCCTCGAGCAAGCCCGCGAGTTCGCGTTTGAACTTTTGCAGAAGGACCCGAACCTCAAACAACTGGCTCATCGCCCGCTCCGAGACCAAGTGGCGCTTCACCAAGCGAACTTGAGTTAG